The following proteins are encoded in a genomic region of Triticum dicoccoides isolate Atlit2015 ecotype Zavitan chromosome 1B, WEW_v2.0, whole genome shotgun sequence:
- the LOC119345924 gene encoding 60S acidic ribosomal protein P2B-like — translation MKLIAAYLLAYLGGNSSPSAADVKNILDSVGAEADEEKLEFLLAELKGKDITEVIASGREKFAAVPSGGGAIAVGAPAAASGGAAAPAAESKKEEKVEEKEESDEDMGFSLFD, via the exons ATGAAGCTGATCGCTGCCTACCTCCTCGCCTATCTGGGTGGGAACTCTTCCCCAAGTGCCGCTGACGTCAAGAACATCCTGGACTCAG TTGGTGCCGAGGctgatgaagaaaagcttgagttcctTCTGGCTGAACTCAAAGGCAAGGACATCACAGAAGTGATTGCATCTGGAAGGGAGAAGTTTGCCGCTGTGCCTTCAGGTGGGGGTGCCATTGCTGTGGGAGCTCCAGCTGCTGCATCTGGTGGTGCCGCCGCACCTGCTGCTGAGTCAAAGAAGGAGGAGAAGGTTGAAGAGAAGGAAGAATCTGATGAA GACATGGGTTTCAGTCTGTTCGACTAA